The Cicer arietinum cultivar CDC Frontier isolate Library 1 chromosome 1, Cicar.CDCFrontier_v2.0, whole genome shotgun sequence genome contains the following window.
CTGAAGAACCATTGTCATCCCTGAatttattgtttgttttttcttttctttgttttttacttataagtaaaattttaaacttgTTCCACTAAGCTTTTGTTTGACAAGATGTCGCAGCCAATGAATAAACTACTAAATAATGGATGAGTTTATAGTGAATAATTTAGGTATAATAATTTATAGCAAATAAGTTGatagattaaatttaaaataatgagataaaataatatttttaattagttttagattttttatattaaaataatgaaaaatgatacattataataattaataaactcAAATGTTACGTGAAAAATATGTTAAGCTATTGAAAAATGGTATAAAATCATCTCGTGAGATAAATGACTAAACATCAATGTTTTGTTCATACAAGTTGTAAATTAGTGGTTCGACCAACACAAATGTAGTCTAAATGTGTACTTTCTATCTATACCTTTCGTCTTCCATATTTggtcttttagtttttttcttttgtctcaaaatttaatatttttaaaaaattaagatgtaATTAATGgtagttttctttttatatccttaaaaatccaaaaacatacattaaataaattttcttaaataaataaagaaaaaaagactaaaccaatctaatttattattgcaaaagatatttattgttaaatcaactttggcattttttttagaagtgtTATAAGTATTCCATATTTGAGctcagagaaaaaaaaaagcatatatttcatatttacattatattccgtttttagttgaaaatttaatttcttttattaagACAAGCAATTGGTtcttaacataaaaaaaatcttaataaatttaaattagttatctgaaaaaaaagataaatgaaaagtttcacaaataattttttacgaATCAAACTCAAACTTTAAATGTGTAATTTGACTCGTTTCAACTCACTCAATCTCTTATATCCCATACAAGATTATTTAAGATTATGtgaatgttattttttagtGATTACTTTTGCTCAATGTTTATCTTGATACACACTTCTTACCATAGACAAAGACAAGCAAACACATTTTTTCTAAAGGAAGAAAAAATACACAGTGTTGGATTGGGAAAGCACAAGCTCACCTTGGGGCTTTAGACCTCTCTTTTTCTTATTAGTTAATTAAGTCTATATGATATATGTTAGACAAAAACCTCTTCAACCTCCTTGGTGGTTGTAGGTTATAGCATAAGTAGttgttataattaaatgatCAAACTTAATCTTATTGAACACAATTGTATGAATAATAATGGATCTAGATCTAGATGCTTTAACCAAAATTTGGTCACTTCCCACACCTTTAGATTCTTAAAGGGACGAGTTGTCACTTTTTCAAAACAATACGAACTATTTAAACCATTTATGTACTGACTTTGgaatgtgaaaaataaaaattgaaagtggATACAAATATACACAAAATCTTGGATTTGGATGTCTTATCCCGCCGTTGTTTATCTAAACCATCAAGTCAAGTCAAGAAAAGACGACTCGGATTATAACTTCGTATTTAAACTTAATATGACAAAGTTAAAATATGCATCGTTCgatattaatttaacaatcCAAATTGCGTAACGATTTGAAATGCGTGATTGGATGACAATATATACCATATTGATTTGATTGACCCTTTGGTAAAATTGTTCCAAAAAACTTCCCAAGTTATATACTGAGGAATATCCAGCATAACTTAGttaaattttcctttttttttcccgCATGAATATACCCTCATAATGCTTTCCATTTACAGATAGGAAAaggttattttttaatatatttaacaacACTGTATGGTTGGCATTTAGTGTCAAAACTACCACAAAACTCTATGCACCCCTAATACTAAAAATAGCATATAGTGTTGTTATATTTTACATCAAAGCAAATTTAACCAACCATATTTTAGGGTGTTCCTTTGTTTTCAACGGTCTCAAAAGGGTAAATAAAAGTTGGACTTAAAAGGAACCTAAGTTTACATCTTGATTCTTTTGAGTTACATCACCtttgtaaaaaatttaacaagATTCTTTTGCCTAGCCTCAAACATTAAggtaatcatatatattttatttatgttagaAATTTTGAACATGTTATgcaattatattaaatattttgttgatgTGTATTATGTAACAAGATTTATATTAACAATTTTGCAGATACATTTTGTAAGTAAGGAAAAAAGATAATTATATAATGAGCTTCAGACACAGAGATAATAATCAAAAGGATTCAGTTTCTCCAAAGGGAGAGAGGGAGATTGACACAAGGGCACCATTCCAATCTGTCAAAGCTGCTGTTAGTTTGTTTGGTGAAGTCTGTGTCAACAAGGACAAACGTAATAATTCGATCAAGAGACGATCGTCCGAGGTAAACATCAAATATACATTTTCTTTGTAACTTTTATAGGGAaagtatgattttaaattgtggtCGTGGTCTTTAATATTGCGAATAATTGATGTTAAATGTAACCTCAATCATTGTcgcaaagacaaaaaaaaaatgttgatgtTGCAGTCGAAATTGTAGTTGCAgaccttttttttttgaaaccaTGCATGGAAGTTGAATGATGAATCGCGTCCACGATCTTTAATATTGCAAATAATGACAATCAAATGCAACCTCAATAGGAGTTGCACTGGCATTAAAAATCTTGATGTTGCGGTCAAAATTGCAGTTGCAGACCTTTTCTCAAAACCCTACTTTGAAGATTGAATGCTTGATGGAAAGGAATAACCAAGGGTGTTAGTTAATTAGACACGCAATTTAATACAAGAGGCACACACAACATGACAAAATTTTCAAGTTTGCATGATTTTTGGATTcatcaattttatcatttttcattgtttataGTGTCATTATTTGGGAGTTAAGCATCAATTAACTTTGTGAGATTTGCAGAATGTATTGGAAAAGGAGACTCAACTTCTATTGGCTCAAAGAGAATTGAACAAGATAAAGAAACGGCTAGAAAGTGCTGAGACTACAAAAGCTAAAGCACTTTCTGAACTTGATAAGGCCAATGTGACACTTCAAGAATTGACAAAGAAGCTCAACAGTGTAAGAGAATCAAAGCAATCTGCAATGGAAGCATGTGAGGTTGTGAAGAATCAAGCAAAAGAACTCGAAAAGGCGCTGTCACAAAAAGCTATAGGATATGAAGCTTGGAAACAAGAACTAGAACATGCAAGAAAGGAGTACACTACAACTGTAAAGAAACTAGATGCTTCCAAGCAAGAACTCAATAAAATTCGGCAGGATTTCGATGCAGCCTTGGAGGCGAAACTGGCTGCATTCCAAATGGCAGGAGAAGCTCAGCGTTCGGCAAAACTGAACTCGGAAAAGATCAATGAACTGTCAAAGGAAATTGCAACTATGAAAGCATCAACTGAACAATTCAAGGTAGCCACTACACAAGCACAACAAGAACAAGTAAAAGTCATaggagaaagagaagaaaagttTAACTTCTACAAAAATGCAAAGGAAGAAGTGCATCAGAAATTGATGGATCTAAAGAATGAGTATGATCCTGAATTAACACAAAGTCTAGAGGCTAAACTTGCCGAGACAACCGTCGAGATTCAAGCTCTTCAAGAGCAGATGAAAGAGGCTCGCGATTCTGAGATGGATTCAGTGAGTGTAATTAATTTGGAGATAAAAGAAGCCACAAATACACTgcaagaaatttctgaagaagaaacttCACTGAGAAACCTAGTGGATTCCCTTAAAGCAGAGTTAGAACAAGTGAAGAAAGAACAAGAGGAACTAAAGGAGAAAGAACAAGCAGCAGAAGCTCTAGCTGTTAACCTCACGGATGAACTACAAAGTagcaaaaaaaatgaagattctCTTGATAACAAAGAATCAAATGAGAGTTATTGTCAAGACATAGACTTGAAAATCAAGCAGCTATCGTTCGAGAAAGAAAACgcgaaaaaagaagaagaagagatgAGAATAAAAGCTCAGGAACTGAAACAAGAAGCTGACAAATCAAGAGTTTTGTCTGAAGAAATAGAAGGGAAACTAGAGCTTTTACTGAAACAAGCTGAAGAAGCAAAAGCAGCTGAAAAAAGGGCTGTTGAGGAGATGAAGTTGTTGTCTGATAACACACAAGGTAGAGTCTCAGTTTCAGATCCAAGTGGTAAGATCATATTGACAGTTGATGAATTTGCTGCACTAAGTGGTAAAATCAAGGAATCTGAGGATTTGATTGAGAGGACGGAAACCGCTGCAATGGCTCAAGTGGAAGCAATCAACACAAGAAGAATTGAAGTGGAGAAAAAAGTGGAAGCTAATCTTAAAGCAATCGAAGAAATAAAGGCGGCAACAGATATGGCTTTGAGGAATGCAGAGATGGCAGATTCGGCGAAAGTAGCAGTTGAAGGCGAATTAAAGAGGCGGCGCCAAGAAGAACAAAAAGGTGTATCTTCTGATTTGGATTTCTCAGATAGTTTTTCAAGACCAATTTCTCTACGCACCTAGAAGTTTTTTTAAGTCTTTCAAATATCAGAATAGATagttcttaaatggttttttttttttttgtctttctctTTGGAGTTGAGAGGTTACTTGCAATACAAGAATCACTTATGTTTCTATCATCAACAAAACATTGTGCAAATGTGAATGCTAATTGTCAATATCTTGGTTTCTTTGAGTTTCCTGAAGCCTTTAACAGAAAAGTTATTCCTTGTAGATGTAGCTGTTCTATAATATAGGTTTAAATAATGACCAACATATTGAGATATAGAAGCTTCAAGTAcagaaaataaaacatatatatttgtttaaaaaatggCTGATCCTAGCTTCTGCAAGCCTATTATGCACGGATAACTGGTTTTTATAAGCTTACCACATACAATGATTATGACGcttttattaaaactaaaagTCAAGAAGAATTGGATTTATTGCTATATACTAATGTCAATGAATTTTCTGGTGTCATTTATATCCCATAAAGTGCAGGTAATTTATTATAGTTGCACATAAATTAAAGAGATAACATATTTGTTCTGCTTATTTTCAAGTCCAATAATTCAAACATAATCTTCTATTAAAACTGTGAACTGTGAAGGTAATATGATGATATAAATGCAAGAGACAAACTTCGCAGGAGAAACTTTTCACACCCTCCAATATCACTTCGGATGTACACCTCCAAAAATACACTTCCACGGTTTCTTAGAAATATTGGGTGGGAGCAGTTGTTCCCAAAAAATCACACCTATGCCCTCCCTTGATGTCCCATGGGGTGCCTCCCTTTTTCTTTAACCATAAAAAAACGCAAAAGAACAAACATAGAGAAGAAACCttatagtaaaataatatatttgacatttcTATCTAGCATTATGACACAATCCACAGCTCTTATCGGTTTTATTCCGATTATTCCCTAAATTTATCGTGCTAACTAATACTACTGCAGAATCCTGATAAATGGTCAGGTGTAACCCTTGAACTACTACACATGTTTGGTTCAAATGTTTAAGACTTATAAGACTGGCAAATATACCAGATGGTTAAGACACCATATGACacttaactaataaataaatagtatcaATCGACATTCGCATGGTTGTTCTCAAACTTGTGTATCTCTGACTCTATAGTCTTGGCAATATCCGCTTCTTCCTCGGCAGCAGGTTCACGAAATTCTACATGGAAAGATCCCTGCTTGATTGGTTCCATAGCTTCAATCTTTCTGGATTGTTCCTTGATGTAGTCATAGAGCTCCTGATGGAAAGAATGATCCAAAGAATAGCAATTTTCACTTCCACTTCCTGAATGTTTCGATGATCCAGAGCCTTCTTTTCTACAGAAATGCGGCAGAGATGCATAGTCCATGATCTACATGtcaaaattttagttaaattcaATCGAATAACAATATATTAAGTCATATAATACATTATTCcacattcaaataaaaaagtgaAGAAATGTTCATAAACAATGTATGCACTTTCAGATGACACGTGCTACTTCTAAATTTATGTGGTGTGCCCTTTTGGTGTTTTTAgtgaaagtttatatttttaaattacctTCAATAAcagtaaattaaaataataaataaattaccttCAACAGCTCATCTCGCCCACAACCTTGTAAGACTTGAACTTTTTTTCTAGTCCTTTCTTGTAAAAGTGGTTTCACAACCTGTTAACACAATGTCTTCCAACATTATCATAAGGTTCCAATATGTGCTCAAACTTTTTACATTTGACAGGTAAAAAAGATGTTCAACCTAAACCAATATATAAGTAGAAAATATCATACAAGAACATCTTCTTACCTTCCAACAACCTGAAAATATGTATGGTGCATTTACAATATAATAAGTATTTGTCTTCTCAGGGTAGTTCAGATCATCGATGGATGATATTATTGTTAACAACTGCAACAGCATCAACAAAAACTCAGTGATGCAGAAAATattcggaaaaaaaaaaaaggtttaccAAGGTTTTCTGCTTTATTTATTTGTTCaggaaataataacaataaaaatttaatagaaaCTCAATCTTGGAGCAAAATATTGAGTATGTCTAGTACTTTCAATGTGCTaaagtttattaattaatcatgATATGTTAATTGTAAAATCTACACACGCGCACGCATGCTTGCACACTGCTTATTAATTATAACAACTCTAAAAGACCATAGTACTTGTCATTTAAACATAAACCAGCATGCTAATTGTCACAACATCAAAATGCATTATAAAgacattaaattcataattaatcATGTGTTTCCTAGACCTGATGTTCCAAGTAGCTGTATCAACTAAAATATACCTTAATCTGATTCAGGGCTGACAGCTTCAGACCAGTCATATCCAAAACCTTAACACATGTTGTAATAGGACGCCCATGCTTCTTCGATGCAGAAGGCTACAAGCATATATGggtcaaaacaaacaaaagaatgAAAGCTAAACAAACAGATCAATCATGCAACTAAAGAATATTAGTAGACTACAACGATTGATACCCACCAAGATTATACGATCCCGATATTCATTAATTTGAATGTGAGACTGAACATAATAATGGACCtgcaatcacacaaacacacaaaataatattagaaGATATAAGAACACAG
Protein-coding sequences here:
- the LOC101494713 gene encoding phosphatidylinositol/phosphatidylcholine transfer protein SFH2 isoform X1, which gives rise to MGVVSQDALSHLQALIDQVEEPLQKTFQSVHQGHVTETLIRFLKAREWNASKAHKMLLDCLNWRVQNEIDKILSKPIIPLDLYRGVRDSQLIGLSGYSREGLPVFAIGVGHSTFDKASVHYYVQSHIQINEYRDRIILPSASKKHGRPITTCVKVLDMTGLKLSALNQIKLLTIISSIDDLNYPEKTNTYYIVNAPYIFSGCWKVVKPLLQERTRKKVQVLQGCGRDELLKIMDYASLPHFCRKEGSGSSKHSGSGSENCYSLDHSFHQELYDYIKEQSRKIEAMEPIKQGSFHVEFREPAAEEEADIAKTIESEIHKFENNHANVD
- the LOC101494713 gene encoding phosphatidylinositol/phosphatidylcholine transfer protein SFH2 isoform X2, with the translated sequence MLLDCLNWRVQNEIDKILSKPIIPLDLYRGVRDSQLIGLSGYSREGLPVFAIGVGHSTFDKASVHYYVQSHIQINEYRDRIILPSASKKHGRPITTCVKVLDMTGLKLSALNQIKLLTIISSIDDLNYPEKTNTYYIVNAPYIFSGCWKVVKPLLQERTRKKVQVLQGCGRDELLKIMDYASLPHFCRKEGSGSSKHSGSGSENCYSLDHSFHQELYDYIKEQSRKIEAMEPIKQGSFHVEFREPAAEEEADIAKTIESEIHKFENNHANVD
- the LOC101494401 gene encoding WEB family protein At5g55860-like; this encodes MSFRHRDNNQKDSVSPKGEREIDTRAPFQSVKAAVSLFGEVCVNKDKRNNSIKRRSSENVLEKETQLLLAQRELNKIKKRLESAETTKAKALSELDKANVTLQELTKKLNSVRESKQSAMEACEVVKNQAKELEKALSQKAIGYEAWKQELEHARKEYTTTVKKLDASKQELNKIRQDFDAALEAKLAAFQMAGEAQRSAKLNSEKINELSKEIATMKASTEQFKVATTQAQQEQVKVIGEREEKFNFYKNAKEEVHQKLMDLKNEYDPELTQSLEAKLAETTVEIQALQEQMKEARDSEMDSVSVINLEIKEATNTLQEISEEETSLRNLVDSLKAELEQVKKEQEELKEKEQAAEALAVNLTDELQSSKKNEDSLDNKESNESYCQDIDLKIKQLSFEKENAKKEEEEMRIKAQELKQEADKSRVLSEEIEGKLELLLKQAEEAKAAEKRAVEEMKLLSDNTQGRVSVSDPSGKIILTVDEFAALSGKIKESEDLIERTETAAMAQVEAINTRRIEVEKKVEANLKAIEEIKAATDMALRNAEMADSAKVAVEGELKRRRQEEQKGVSSDLDFSDSFSRPISLRT